The Deltaproteobacteria bacterium genome has a segment encoding these proteins:
- a CDS encoding helix-turn-helix transcriptional regulator, with amino-acid sequence MTRLKDLKKRFMEDPEFREEYARADDEFKLIEALIRARIAAKLTQAELARRLGTTQSAIARLEGGGVSPSFTTLRRYAEATGTRLTVGLVQADR; translated from the coding sequence ATGACGAGATTGAAGGACCTGAAGAAGCGCTTCATGGAAGATCCGGAATTCCGGGAAGAGTACGCGCGGGCCGATGACGAGTTCAAGCTGATCGAGGCATTGATTCGCGCGCGCATAGCGGCGAAGCTGACGCAGGCAGAACTCGCCCGGCGCCTCGGAACGACCCAGTCCGCCATCGCGCGGCTGGAGGGTGGCGGCGTGTCACCGTCCTTTACTACCTTGCGCCGCTACGCGGAGGCGACGGGTACGCGGCTGACCGTTGGTTTGGTACAGGCGGACCGCTGA